The proteins below are encoded in one region of Thermotoga sp. Mc24:
- the rpe gene encoding ribulose-phosphate 3-epimerase: MAKIAASILACDLARLADEVKRVEEHVDMIHFDVMDGHFVPNISFGLPVLKALRKETKLPISVHLMITNPEDYIDRFIEEGADMVAIHYESTFHLHRLVHRVKDLGAQAFVAINPHTPINLLSEIITDVDGVLVMSVNPGFSGQRFIARSLEKIRNLRKMVKELGLETEIMVDGGVNEENASILVKNGATILVMGYGIFRNDNYVELIKSIKQEREESAD, encoded by the coding sequence ATGGCGAAAATAGCAGCTTCAATTCTCGCATGTGACCTTGCAAGACTGGCCGATGAAGTGAAAAGAGTGGAGGAGCACGTGGATATGATCCATTTCGATGTCATGGATGGTCACTTTGTTCCAAACATTTCCTTTGGACTTCCCGTTCTGAAAGCCCTCAGGAAAGAAACAAAACTTCCCATAAGTGTACATCTGATGATCACCAATCCCGAAGATTACATCGACCGCTTCATAGAAGAAGGCGCAGATATGGTTGCCATCCATTACGAATCGACCTTTCATCTCCACAGGTTGGTCCATCGTGTTAAAGACCTTGGAGCACAGGCCTTTGTTGCCATAAATCCGCATACCCCCATCAATCTTCTTTCAGAGATCATAACCGACGTCGATGGTGTACTGGTGATGAGCGTCAATCCCGGTTTCTCTGGTCAGAGGTTCATAGCAAGGAGTCTTGAGAAAATAAGAAACCTGAGAAAGATGGTGAAAGAACTGGGACTGGAAACGGAAATCATGGTCGACGGCGGTGTAAACGAAGAGAACGCATCGATACTGGTTAAAAACGGTGCGACGATCCTTGTGATGGGATACGGTATCTTCAGAAACGACAATTACGTTGAACTGATAAAGAGCATCAAACAGGAAAGAGAGGAATCTGCTGACTGA
- the rsgA gene encoding ribosome small subunit-dependent GTPase A produces MNLRRKGIVVSFHSNMVTVEDEETGERILCKLRGKFRLQNLKIYVGDRVEYTPDETGSGVIENVLHRKNLLTKPHVANVDQVILVVTVKMPETSTYIIDKFLVLAEKNELETVMVFNKMDLYDEADLKKVRELEEIYSELYPIVKTSAKTGMGIEELKEYLKGKISTMAGLSGVGKSSLLNAINPGLKLRVSEVSEKLQRGRHTTTTAQLLKFDFGGYVVDTPGFANLEISDIEPEELKNYFKEFGDKQCFFSDCNHVDEPDCGVKEAVENGEIAESRYENYVKMFYELLGRRKK; encoded by the coding sequence ATGAATTTGAGAAGAAAAGGAATAGTGGTGAGTTTTCACTCGAACATGGTCACAGTCGAAGACGAGGAAACCGGTGAAAGAATCCTCTGCAAACTGAGAGGAAAATTCCGTCTGCAGAACCTCAAGATATACGTTGGAGACAGGGTGGAGTACACACCGGATGAAACAGGATCCGGAGTCATAGAGAACGTGCTGCACAGAAAAAATCTGCTCACCAAACCTCACGTTGCAAATGTGGACCAGGTGATCCTTGTGGTGACAGTGAAAATGCCGGAAACTTCGACCTACATAATCGATAAATTTCTTGTTCTCGCCGAAAAAAACGAACTGGAAACGGTGATGGTCTTCAACAAGATGGACCTCTACGACGAGGCCGACCTGAAGAAAGTGAGAGAACTGGAAGAGATCTATTCTGAACTCTATCCAATCGTTAAAACCAGTGCGAAAACTGGAATGGGGATTGAGGAGCTCAAGGAATATCTGAAGGGAAAGATCAGCACAATGGCCGGACTCTCCGGAGTTGGAAAAAGTAGCTTGCTCAACGCCATAAATCCGGGCTTGAAGCTTCGCGTGAGCGAAGTTTCAGAGAAACTCCAGAGAGGAAGACATACCACAACAACTGCCCAGCTCTTGAAATTCGATTTCGGTGGTTATGTGGTCGATACTCCGGGCTTCGCAAATCTGGAGATCAGCGACATAGAACCCGAGGAACTGAAAAACTACTTCAAGGAATTTGGAGACAAACAGTGTTTCTTCTCAGATTGCAACCACGTGGATGAACCGGATTGTGGAGTGAAAGAAGCCGTGGAGAACGGAGAAATCGCAGAGAGTCGATACGAGAATTACGTGAAGATGTTTTACGAGCTTCTGGGAAGGAGGAAAAAGTAA
- a CDS encoding PASTA domain-containing protein has translation MKVFLGILTGIAVGGLLFLFAVKLYQNLYSTVPDVVGLSGTEACERLKASGLFCDTSSSETVLETYPRAGSRVKKGRTVNLYYENPQKKIVPRLSQLNLSVAEEILKRLGWNYETVYFPFGTEKDRVLATYPEEGQIYKGKLILLIDTGEKENYFLVENFVGKKIDELKDNSHILLLGMGDTVVAQYPPEGSIATEVILILGEE, from the coding sequence ATGAAGGTGTTTCTCGGAATATTAACGGGCATTGCGGTTGGTGGTCTTCTCTTTCTGTTCGCAGTGAAGCTTTATCAGAATCTGTACAGCACGGTACCGGATGTTGTCGGGCTTTCTGGAACAGAAGCGTGTGAAAGACTGAAGGCATCTGGTTTGTTTTGCGACACGTCTTCTTCCGAAACGGTGTTGGAGACCTATCCACGAGCCGGTTCAAGGGTGAAAAAGGGGAGAACGGTAAACCTCTATTACGAAAATCCCCAGAAAAAAATTGTGCCTCGTCTTTCACAGCTGAATCTCTCAGTTGCAGAAGAGATCCTGAAAAGGCTCGGATGGAATTACGAAACCGTTTATTTTCCTTTCGGCACAGAAAAAGACAGGGTTCTCGCAACCTATCCGGAAGAGGGGCAGATCTACAAAGGAAAATTAATTCTTCTGATCGATACAGGTGAAAAAGAAAACTATTTTTTGGTGGAAAATTTCGTGGGTAAGAAGATCGATGAATTGAAAGACAATTCTCACATTTTACTTCTTGGAATGGGTGATACGGTGGTGGCACAGTACCCTCCTGAAGGTTCCATAGCAACGGAAGTTATCCTCATCCTTGGGGAGGAATGA
- the rlmN gene encoding 23S rRNA (adenine(2503)-C(2))-methyltransferase RlmN, which translates to MKNLLDLSYEELVAEVTSLGLERYRADQILDWVFNKKVNNFDEMTNLSKQHRALLKEHFSIPFLKLLDKKVSRIDGTTKFLWELEDGNTIESVMLFHPDRITACISTQVGCPVKCIFCATGMSGFVRNLTTGEIVAQILSMEREEKKKIGNVVYMGMGEPLLNYENTIKSIRILNHKKMGNIGIRRITISTVGIPDRIIQLAEEGLDVKLALSLHAPTNFKRDQLVPLNKKYSIEEILNAVKIYQRKTGNRVTIEYVLIRGINDEISDAKKLAEILKNMKIFVNLIPVNPTAEDLKKPSRERLLAFKRILLENGIEAEIRREKGSDIEAACGQLRLKRIKSTS; encoded by the coding sequence TTGAAGAATCTACTCGATCTTTCTTACGAAGAACTGGTAGCCGAAGTCACGAGCCTGGGTCTCGAGCGCTACAGGGCAGATCAGATTCTGGACTGGGTGTTCAACAAAAAAGTGAACAACTTCGATGAGATGACAAACCTTTCAAAACAGCACCGTGCTCTTTTGAAAGAGCACTTCTCCATTCCTTTCTTGAAACTCCTCGACAAGAAGGTTTCCAGAATAGATGGTACCACCAAATTCCTCTGGGAACTCGAGGACGGGAACACAATAGAATCTGTGATGCTTTTCCATCCGGACAGAATAACGGCCTGCATCTCAACCCAGGTCGGATGTCCTGTGAAATGCATCTTTTGTGCCACAGGAATGAGCGGATTTGTCAGAAATCTGACCACAGGAGAAATAGTAGCACAGATCCTTTCCATGGAAAGAGAAGAGAAGAAAAAAATAGGAAACGTTGTGTACATGGGAATGGGAGAACCTCTTCTGAACTATGAAAACACAATAAAAAGTATAAGAATACTGAACCACAAAAAGATGGGAAACATAGGTATCAGGAGGATCACGATTTCGACAGTTGGAATCCCGGACAGAATAATCCAGCTGGCTGAAGAGGGGCTCGATGTGAAGCTCGCTCTTTCACTCCACGCACCGACGAACTTCAAGAGAGATCAGCTCGTTCCCTTGAACAAAAAGTACTCCATCGAAGAGATCCTGAATGCGGTGAAGATCTATCAGAGAAAGACGGGAAACCGTGTAACTATAGAATACGTGCTCATAAGGGGCATAAACGATGAAATAAGCGACGCAAAGAAACTGGCCGAAATCTTGAAGAACATGAAAATCTTCGTGAATCTGATCCCCGTGAATCCAACGGCGGAAGACCTAAAAAAACCATCGCGAGAACGACTTTTGGCCTTCAAGAGGATACTGTTGGAAAACGGAATCGAAGCAGAAATCAGACGGGAAAAAGGTAGCGACATCGAAGCGGCCTGTGGTCAGCTGAGGCTGAAGAGAATAAAATCAACATCATGA
- the murB gene encoding UDP-N-acetylmuramate dehydrogenase, with the protein MDKIFESLYKAGCDVRMFEKLSCHTSIKIGGRVKYLVLPNDVFSLERAITVLKDFPFQIMGLGTNLLVQDEDLDIAVLKTERLNQIEIKGEKVLVESGTPLKRLCLFLMEAELGGLEFAYGIPGSVGGAIFMNAGAYGGEIGEFIEAVEVLKDGRKIWLSKNEIFFGYRDSTFKREKLIITRAMMSFKKEKKETIKAKMEDYMRRRLEKQPLDLPSAGSVFKRPREDFYVGKAIESLGLKGYRIGGAQISEKHAGFIVNTGSATFDDVMKLIEFVRKKVKEKYGVELETEVEIWWNGRQW; encoded by the coding sequence TTGGACAAAATCTTTGAATCTCTTTACAAAGCAGGCTGTGACGTGAGGATGTTCGAAAAACTTTCCTGCCACACCAGCATAAAAATCGGTGGAAGGGTGAAATATCTTGTCCTTCCAAACGATGTTTTTTCCTTAGAACGAGCCATCACCGTTCTGAAGGATTTTCCGTTTCAAATAATGGGACTCGGTACGAACCTTCTGGTTCAAGATGAAGATCTGGATATCGCAGTGTTGAAAACAGAAAGGTTGAATCAAATTGAAATAAAGGGAGAGAAGGTACTGGTAGAAAGTGGAACTCCCCTGAAGAGGCTCTGTCTATTTTTGATGGAAGCGGAACTCGGAGGGCTGGAGTTCGCGTACGGGATACCGGGGAGCGTGGGGGGAGCTATCTTTATGAACGCGGGGGCGTACGGTGGAGAGATCGGAGAGTTCATCGAAGCAGTCGAGGTTTTAAAAGATGGAAGAAAAATTTGGCTTTCGAAGAACGAGATTTTTTTCGGCTACAGAGACAGTACGTTCAAAAGGGAGAAATTAATCATAACACGTGCGATGATGAGTTTCAAAAAAGAAAAGAAGGAAACTATAAAAGCGAAGATGGAGGATTACATGAGGAGGCGTTTGGAGAAACAACCCCTTGACCTTCCAAGTGCGGGAAGCGTTTTCAAGAGACCAAGAGAGGATTTCTACGTGGGAAAGGCCATAGAATCCTTAGGGTTGAAGGGTTACAGAATTGGAGGAGCTCAGATATCGGAAAAACACGCGGGATTCATTGTGAATACAGGAAGTGCTACTTTCGATGACGTGATGAAACTCATTGAGTTTGTGAGAAAAAAGGTGAAAGAGAAATACGGTGTGGAGTTGGAAACGGAGGTTGAAATTTGGTGGAATGGAAGACAGTGGTGA
- a CDS encoding IMPACT family protein has translation MEWKTVVKTHTERINVKRSEFYATIFPITNEKDFREKLKEVSKRDATHNCWAYRIFSPNGILEHSSDDGEPSGTAGRPILGVLKKYDLMNTAIVVTRYFGGVKLGVRGLIEAYSSAAEMAVKGAELRKLRLMKEFEVEVDYQELNNVFRIVEMMDLELVEMDYTERGAKILLRGLEVPENLVIKTIRDVLI, from the coding sequence GTGGAATGGAAGACAGTGGTGAAAACCCACACGGAAAGAATCAACGTTAAAAGATCAGAGTTCTATGCCACCATATTTCCGATAACGAATGAAAAAGACTTTCGTGAGAAGTTGAAAGAAGTTTCGAAAAGGGATGCCACTCACAACTGCTGGGCTTACAGAATTTTCTCTCCGAACGGTATCCTTGAACACAGTTCGGACGACGGTGAGCCGAGCGGAACGGCGGGCAGACCAATCCTCGGGGTTCTAAAAAAATACGATCTTATGAACACAGCGATCGTTGTCACAAGATATTTCGGTGGAGTGAAACTGGGTGTTCGTGGGCTCATAGAAGCTTACTCTTCAGCTGCTGAGATGGCGGTCAAGGGGGCGGAGTTGAGAAAGCTGAGGCTCATGAAAGAATTCGAAGTGGAGGTAGATTATCAGGAATTGAACAACGTGTTCAGAATTGTGGAGATGATGGATTTGGAGCTTGTTGAGATGGACTATACAGAAAGGGGTGCAAAGATCCTGCTCCGAGGTCTTGAAGTACCTGAAAACCTGGTTATAAAAACGATTCGTGATGTGTTAATATAA
- a CDS encoding DivIVA domain-containing protein, whose product MKELEDLERILDTMIEDYRKLKEENRELWSKVKQLNERILHLEKEKEQLEKTIEQHKRSLNTLVEKIQRFLSLTTDQGMIQDEEENKR is encoded by the coding sequence ATGAAAGAACTGGAGGATCTCGAAAGGATTCTCGATACAATGATAGAAGATTACAGAAAGCTGAAAGAAGAAAACAGAGAACTGTGGTCGAAGGTGAAACAGTTGAATGAAAGGATACTTCACTTAGAAAAGGAGAAGGAGCAGCTGGAAAAGACCATCGAGCAACACAAAAGGTCCCTGAACACGCTTGTGGAGAAAATTCAGCGTTTTCTCTCCCTCACAACCGATCAGGGGATGATACAGGATGAGGAAGAAAATAAGCGTTAG
- the rapZ gene encoding RNase adapter RapZ translates to MKRIVVVSGLSGAGKTTAMGFLEDLGYFCVDNVPGNILEELLKLFMSSDLEKMAMAIDVRSEHLGDPISAVERIKEKTNTLVIFLEASTEELLRRYALTRRRHPLQKDGIGLEDAIEKERKILSRIKEIADVVIDTTSMNTHQLRETLTHFLVNQSGGTSVRIMSFGFKHGIPMDADFVFDARFLPNPHYVPELSSKTGLDSKVEAYFKNYPVVEEFIEKIYEVLKVAIEEYQRTGRRIVTVGIGCTGGKHRSVYIAHRLKEMLEKEGFTVIEKHRDIEKV, encoded by the coding sequence TTGAAAAGAATAGTCGTTGTGTCCGGGCTTTCGGGAGCAGGTAAAACCACCGCGATGGGTTTTCTGGAGGATCTGGGGTATTTTTGTGTTGATAACGTTCCCGGTAACATACTGGAGGAACTTTTGAAGCTTTTCATGAGTTCCGACCTCGAAAAGATGGCGATGGCCATTGATGTGCGAAGCGAACACCTCGGAGATCCCATATCAGCGGTTGAAAGAATAAAAGAAAAGACAAACACTCTGGTGATTTTTTTGGAAGCATCCACGGAAGAACTTTTGAGGAGATACGCTCTAACGAGAAGAAGGCATCCTCTTCAGAAGGACGGAATAGGGCTGGAAGATGCCATAGAGAAGGAGAGGAAAATCCTGTCTCGTATAAAGGAAATTGCGGACGTTGTGATAGATACAACCAGCATGAACACACATCAACTGCGCGAAACTCTGACGCACTTTCTCGTGAACCAGTCCGGTGGAACCTCTGTCAGAATAATGAGTTTCGGATTCAAACACGGAATCCCAATGGACGCGGATTTCGTTTTTGATGCTCGTTTTCTCCCGAACCCACACTACGTACCGGAACTTTCTTCAAAGACGGGTTTGGATAGCAAGGTAGAAGCGTACTTTAAAAATTATCCGGTGGTGGAAGAGTTCATCGAAAAGATTTATGAAGTACTAAAGGTGGCGATAGAAGAGTACCAGAGAACTGGAAGAAGGATAGTCACTGTGGGAATAGGATGTACCGGTGGCAAGCATAGATCCGTGTATATCGCACACAGACTGAAAGAAATGTTGGAAAAAGAAGGTTTTACAGTCATTGAGAAGCACAGGGACATAGAGAAGGTGTGA
- a CDS encoding YvcK family protein translates to MKVVAVGGGTGLSTLLKGLKNIDSFEITAVVSVTDEGGSSGKLRKELNVPPPGDVRNNIVALAKDEDLLAKLMCYRFSEGSLKGHSLGNLIIAALTKIEGSFSEAIRILERVLAIKGRVLPVSEDHARLVARFEDGEEVIGETNIVRRGGKIVEVRLDRPIDALPEVLEAIERADIIIFGPGSLYTSIITNVLVNGVKDAIKRSRAKKIYVCNLMTQPGETTGYRVSDHVKELERYLEQNVDFVLVNTRKPSEEVLERYRKEGSDFVEIDAENIQNTILAEPFLIEVVDPSDGQRKIRHDSVKLADVIERISRW, encoded by the coding sequence GTGAAGGTGGTTGCTGTAGGTGGAGGGACGGGACTTTCCACTCTTTTGAAAGGCTTGAAAAACATCGATTCTTTTGAAATAACCGCTGTTGTCTCAGTTACGGACGAAGGGGGAAGCTCTGGAAAGTTAAGAAAAGAACTGAACGTGCCACCTCCAGGCGATGTGAGAAACAACATCGTGGCTCTGGCAAAAGATGAGGATCTTCTTGCGAAGCTTATGTGCTACCGCTTCAGCGAGGGGTCTTTAAAGGGACACAGCCTGGGAAACCTGATAATAGCGGCTCTTACCAAGATCGAAGGAAGTTTTTCGGAGGCCATAAGGATCTTGGAGAGGGTGCTCGCTATAAAAGGGAGAGTCCTACCCGTAAGCGAAGATCACGCAAGACTTGTGGCAAGGTTCGAAGACGGAGAAGAGGTGATCGGTGAAACGAACATCGTCAGAAGAGGTGGAAAAATAGTCGAAGTCAGGCTGGATAGACCGATCGATGCACTTCCTGAAGTCCTCGAGGCGATTGAAAGGGCCGATATCATCATCTTTGGTCCAGGGAGTCTCTACACGAGTATCATCACAAACGTTCTCGTAAACGGTGTGAAGGATGCGATAAAAAGATCAAGAGCGAAGAAAATATACGTGTGTAACCTCATGACCCAGCCAGGTGAAACAACAGGATACAGGGTTTCGGACCACGTCAAAGAACTCGAAAGGTACCTGGAGCAAAACGTGGATTTCGTGCTGGTGAACACCCGCAAGCCCTCTGAAGAGGTGCTCGAAAGGTATAGAAAAGAGGGAAGCGATTTCGTGGAGATCGACGCTGAAAACATACAGAACACCATTTTAGCAGAGCCTTTTCTTATAGAGGTAGTAGATCCTTCAGATGGTCAAAGAAAGATAAGACACGACTCTGTGAAGCTGGCGGATGTGATAGAGAGAATTTCGAGGTGGTGA
- the whiA gene encoding DNA-binding protein WhiA, with translation MSLLRRTFSEEIKEELVNVPFGSRDEVIAELLGFIKARGDLDVKSRHIVFSLHSFAASRRLLNLMKYLSKPVSEIIVEKSHNIKKRYIKITAEYSESFMVIEPFFDVALFVSFLRGLFLSGGSMTNPRYHYHLEINLFEEETLALTKKSLKDFFNINAGIVELRNTRKLYIKSIKDILVFLEAVGVQRKLEEIDRIVTERKVIGDVNRTVNFIEANAIRTANSTARQIRAIEVIKENMGLENLPEDLRRVALVRLKNKELSLRELGKKLNLTKSQIYSKLKRIIKIAERFGDVK, from the coding sequence GTGAGCCTCTTGAGGCGAACTTTCTCTGAGGAGATAAAAGAGGAACTCGTGAACGTCCCTTTTGGAAGTCGTGATGAGGTTATAGCGGAACTATTGGGTTTCATAAAAGCGCGAGGTGATCTGGACGTCAAGAGCAGGCATATCGTTTTTTCTTTGCATTCTTTTGCCGCCTCGAGGCGGCTTTTGAATTTAATGAAGTATCTCTCAAAACCCGTTTCGGAGATAATTGTAGAGAAATCACACAACATAAAGAAGAGGTACATAAAAATCACCGCGGAGTATTCGGAAAGTTTCATGGTGATAGAACCGTTCTTCGACGTAGCCCTATTTGTTTCATTTTTGAGAGGGTTGTTTCTCAGCGGAGGATCCATGACGAATCCAAGGTATCATTATCATCTGGAAATCAATCTGTTTGAGGAAGAAACGCTCGCTCTCACAAAGAAAAGTTTGAAAGATTTCTTCAACATAAACGCAGGCATTGTAGAACTCAGGAATACAAGAAAACTTTATATAAAGTCTATAAAGGATATTCTTGTGTTCCTCGAAGCCGTAGGGGTTCAGAGAAAGCTTGAAGAGATAGATCGAATCGTCACTGAAAGAAAAGTGATCGGTGATGTGAACAGAACAGTAAACTTTATAGAAGCGAACGCCATCAGAACGGCCAACAGTACAGCTCGTCAGATACGTGCGATAGAGGTTATAAAAGAGAACATGGGACTCGAAAACTTACCCGAAGATTTGAGAAGAGTCGCCCTGGTTCGATTGAAAAACAAAGAGCTCTCACTCAGAGAGCTGGGGAAAAAGTTGAATCTCACAAAATCTCAAATATACTCGAAACTGAAAAGAATTATCAAAATAGCTGAAAGGTTTGGTGATGTAAAATGA
- the nrdR gene encoding transcriptional regulator NrdR: protein MKCPFCGSMDTRVLDSRPTLDGTAIRRRRECSSCGKRFTTYERYEEAPVLVVKKDGRREKFDREKIKNGMIKACEKRPVTYEQIEEAVNRICLKLREEGSFEVETKRIGELVMEELKKLDQVAYVRFASVYRDFREVDQFLEIVKELKREKEGEEQ, encoded by the coding sequence ATGAAGTGCCCGTTTTGTGGTTCGATGGACACAAGAGTGCTTGATTCGAGGCCCACTCTCGATGGAACCGCTATCAGGAGACGCAGAGAGTGCTCTTCTTGTGGTAAAAGATTCACCACTTACGAGAGATACGAAGAAGCACCTGTTCTTGTTGTAAAAAAGGATGGCAGGCGGGAGAAGTTTGACAGGGAAAAGATAAAAAATGGTATGATAAAAGCTTGTGAGAAGAGACCTGTCACCTACGAGCAGATCGAGGAAGCTGTGAACAGAATCTGCTTGAAACTCAGAGAAGAAGGATCCTTCGAAGTTGAAACGAAACGAATAGGAGAACTGGTTATGGAGGAATTGAAGAAATTGGACCAGGTTGCTTACGTACGATTCGCTTCAGTCTATCGTGATTTCAGGGAAGTGGATCAATTTTTGGAAATTGTGAAAGAACTAAAAAGAGAGAAGGAGGGCGAAGAACAATGA
- the greA gene encoding transcription elongation factor GreA: MKKVRLTREGYEKLKKELEDLKRKFMYEISERIKEARELGDLSENSEYEAAKNEQGRVGSRIMEIEQILSNAEIIEDSEENDEITLGKWVVIRNLDTGEEHKFRIVTPQEADFFAQKLSSDSPLGKSLLGRKVGDVVKVKAPSGVQRYQVIAVMNK; this comes from the coding sequence ATGAAGAAAGTTCGTCTCACCCGTGAAGGCTATGAGAAGCTGAAGAAGGAATTGGAAGATCTGAAAAGGAAATTCATGTACGAGATCTCTGAAAGAATAAAAGAAGCGAGGGAACTCGGAGACCTATCGGAAAACTCGGAGTACGAAGCTGCGAAGAACGAACAGGGGCGTGTTGGAAGCAGGATCATGGAGATCGAACAGATTCTGAGCAACGCGGAGATCATAGAAGATTCTGAGGAAAACGATGAAATTACACTGGGAAAATGGGTTGTTATAAGGAACCTGGATACCGGTGAAGAACACAAATTTCGAATCGTCACACCTCAGGAAGCAGACTTTTTCGCTCAAAAGTTGAGCTCCGATTCTCCACTGGGCAAAAGTCTTCTCGGTAGAAAGGTGGGAGATGTGGTAAAGGTAAAAGCTCCCAGTGGTGTTCAGCGTTATCAGGTGATAGCGGTTATGAACAAGTAA
- the lysS gene encoding lysine--tRNA ligase — protein sequence MLKEFKEQRLNEIQELRSMGIEPYPYKFEKELTAREIREKYDYLQAGEVLESEKLSFAGRVMSIRHHGKTAFFHMKDDTGRIQAYVRADSVGKEKMDLFKRHVKIGDFIGVRGFPFKSKTGELTIYVQEYTLLSKALRPLPEKWHGIKDKEIIYRQRYLELIVSDEAIERFRKRFKAVQVIREFLNSREFIEVETPILHYVTGGAEARPFVTHLNVFDIDMYLRIAPELYLKRLIIGGFEKIYEIGKNFRNEGISYKHSPEFTSIEIYQAYADYNDMMDLTEELIVEVVKRTCGTLKISYQGKEIDFTPPWKRVRMRDFLKEKLGVDILEDPDEVLLKKLEEYGVELEIKNRAHLIDKLRDLVEEELVNPTFIIDHPVVISPLAKRHREDPRLTERFELIIFGREIANAFSELNDPVDQYQRFLEQAKMREEGDEEAHMMDLDFVRALEYGMPPTGGLGIGLDRLFMFITDSPTIRDVIPFPIVKPKKFEEEEAEFEGGFEE from the coding sequence GTGCTGAAAGAGTTCAAAGAACAACGTCTCAATGAGATACAGGAACTTCGTTCTATGGGTATAGAGCCATATCCCTACAAATTCGAAAAAGAACTCACAGCCAGGGAAATAAGAGAAAAGTACGACTATCTCCAAGCTGGAGAAGTTCTTGAATCTGAAAAACTCTCTTTCGCAGGGAGAGTCATGTCGATACGCCACCATGGAAAGACGGCCTTCTTTCACATGAAAGATGACACAGGTCGAATCCAGGCTTACGTAAGGGCAGATTCTGTTGGAAAGGAAAAAATGGATCTCTTCAAAAGACACGTCAAAATAGGTGACTTTATAGGAGTAAGAGGCTTTCCGTTCAAAAGCAAAACCGGAGAGTTGACCATTTACGTTCAAGAATACACGCTTCTGAGTAAGGCTCTACGTCCCTTGCCCGAGAAGTGGCACGGCATAAAAGATAAGGAAATCATATACAGGCAGAGGTACCTCGAACTCATCGTAAGCGACGAGGCTATTGAGAGGTTCAGAAAGCGCTTCAAGGCTGTTCAAGTGATACGGGAATTTCTCAACAGCAGGGAATTCATCGAGGTGGAAACGCCTATCCTCCATTACGTCACAGGTGGTGCGGAAGCGAGACCTTTTGTGACCCACCTAAACGTTTTTGATATAGATATGTATCTGAGAATCGCACCGGAGCTTTACCTGAAGAGGTTGATCATCGGCGGTTTTGAGAAGATATACGAGATAGGAAAGAACTTCAGAAACGAAGGAATATCTTACAAACACAGTCCCGAGTTCACCAGCATAGAAATCTACCAGGCTTACGCGGATTACAACGATATGATGGATCTCACTGAAGAACTGATAGTGGAAGTTGTGAAAAGAACATGCGGCACCTTGAAAATCTCCTACCAGGGCAAGGAGATAGACTTCACACCACCCTGGAAAAGAGTGAGAATGAGAGACTTTCTCAAAGAAAAACTCGGGGTGGACATCCTCGAAGATCCCGATGAAGTGTTGTTGAAGAAGCTCGAAGAATATGGAGTGGAACTGGAAATAAAGAACAGAGCACACCTCATAGATAAACTCAGAGATCTGGTGGAAGAAGAACTGGTGAATCCCACCTTCATAATCGATCATCCTGTGGTGATTTCCCCTCTTGCCAAAAGACACCGAGAGGATCCTAGACTCACGGAAAGGTTCGAACTCATCATATTTGGAAGGGAGATCGCGAACGCGTTCAGTGAGCTGAACGATCCCGTTGATCAATACCAGAGATTTCTCGAACAGGCGAAAATGAGAGAAGAGGGGGACGAAGAAGCACACATGATGGATCTCGATTTTGTGAGGGCCCTCGAGTATGGAATGCCTCCCACGGGAGGACTGGGAATTGGTCTTGACAGGCTCTTCATGTTCATCACGGATTCTCCCACAATAAGGGATGTGATTCCCTTCCCCATTGTGAAACCCAAAAAGTTCGAGGAAGAAGAGGCGGAATTCGAAGGAGGGTTTGAAGAATGA